Below is a genomic region from Equus quagga isolate Etosha38 chromosome 17, UCLA_HA_Equagga_1.0, whole genome shotgun sequence.
GAAGCTTGCTGTGAACTGTACAGAATAGATTCCCCTTGGTTTTTCACGTGTGGAGCTTACTACCTGTCCCGGTAAAGCTCAGAGGTTTTGAAGGTCATGAACATTGGAGCGAATAAAGGCCTGGGCACAGAGGCCGGGCCAGTCGGTCACTGCTCATTTGGATTTCTAGGGGCGGCCAGGATGGCACATCGAATGCTCCGCCATGGCAGGCACCCTCCTGGGAGCCTCGATGGATATTCACGGAGGGGGCTTCGACCTCCGGTTCCCCCACCACGACAATGAGCTGGCGCAGTCGGAGGTAGGCGGGGCTGTGGTCACCGTTTCAGACAGGTGGGCTGGCATTCCACTGTGATGGTGGAGAGAAAGACAGGCGGCTGGCATTCCCACCGTGCACATGAAGGAAGTCAGGGGGCTGTCGGCGAGGTGCTTCCTGAATGGGGCCTGACTTCCACATCAGGGTTTTGTCAGTGGAATTTGAATCCTATTTTTTCAGCCTGATTTCCCACATTAACAGCCATTAATTGGCAACAGACAGGCCTGGATTGGAACCAGTTGTGACCCCCTGGCTCGTTGACCCGGGGCAGTCCACCTAGGAAAGGAAGCACCTTCTTCTGCATGTGTGATGTGAGCAGAGGAGACCCCAGGGCTCACACAGCAGCCGTCGCCCTCCCTGTGAGCAGGGGTGCCTGGTAACTCGGCGCTGTCgccctccttccatctctctccacGCAGGCCTACTTTGAAAATGACTGCTGGGTCAGGTACTTCCTTCACACGGGTCACCTGACAATTGCAGGCTGCAAAATGTCAAAATCGCTCAAAAACTTCATCACCATTAAAGACGCTCTGAAGAAGCATTCAGGTAAACATTGACCTCTCCCAAACACCCAGGTGTTTCTTTCCTTGGATGGGCGGTGACCGTGGCTCCTCGGGAGAACAGTGGGACCTCTGTGCTGTTCTCTTCCAGCTCGGCAGCTGCGCCTGGCCTTCCTGATGCACTCCTGGAAGGACACGCTGGATTATTCTAGCAATACCATGGAGTCGGCACTTCAGTATGAGAAGTTCATGAACGTGAGTCCCCACCTTCTCCTCGGAGGTGGCTGGAGGGGCCACTGCCAGCCCCGTGGGTACCTCTGGTCAACTCTGCTGGGATGTGTTAGCCGCTTCCCATATCTTCTGATAGAGAACAGGATATGGCAAAAGCAACCAAATGCTGGTGGGGAAACTAGCTCGGTGCCCCCTCCTGAGACGTCTGCCGGCTCACTAGGGTCTGGGGTCCGCACGCGTCTTGTCTGCGTGTGCGTGTTTCTTTCCGGCTGGTCCTATCCGCTTGCCAGCATCTCTAAGGCCGGAACTGGACCTTGTTCTGTCTCGAAGGAGTGCCTTTCGCTTCCTTGCCCAGCACTTGTGTGGTGTAGTGCGTTGTCGTTCTTCAGACTCCACCTGAAGTGGAAGCACATTAGTAGAACAGCTCTCCCGCAGACCTTTCTGAGATGGAACAGTTGTCTAAATGCTATTAAACTGAATTTTCTACCTTTAGGAGTTTTTCTTAAATGTGAAAGACATCCTTCGAGCTCCTGTTGATATAACCGGTCAGTTTGAGAAGTGGGAAGATGAGGAAGCAGAACTGAATAAGAGGTAAGATGGAGCCTTTCCTCTGGGGTTTGCAGGTGTGCCCATATTCTGTGCTGTTCGTGTGTCACACCCACCCATGAGGAGGCTGGTGGCACTGTCACACGTGTTTGTGCAAAACCACACTGAGAAGGTTCTGCACCTGCTAGTGGAAAACGCCCCAGCTGTTGGACTGCACAGAGACGTTCTGCCCTGTGTTAAGCTCTGACGCTCCTGTTCCTTCCTCTTGCTCAGCTTTTATGACAGGAAGACGGCGGTTCACGAAGCCCTCTGTGATAACGTCGACACGCGTACCGTCCTGGAAGAAATGCGGGCTCTGGTGGGCCAGTGCAACCTCTACATGGCGTCCCGGAAGGCGGTGAGGAGGAGACCCAACCGAGCTCTGCTGGAGAGCATCGCTCTGTACCTCACCCACATGCTGAAGGTGAGCCAGGCCCTGATCTGCGCGCTCCGTGGCCCTCGCTGTGCTGTGTGCACATAGGCAGTGTGCCCTGTGATGATACGAACAGGGCTGCCGGCTGCACGGTGCTCAACAGGCTAGGGAAGCTGggagggaagctgaggcacaCTTCTGCACCCCCCAGCCCTGCTGTACCCTGCCTAGAGCTCAGACGCCTGCCGTTGTCCTGGCTCTGGGCCATTTCGCCTCTTTGCCTCAGTAGTTTCCCCTCCTGTCTTGAGGTTTGAAAGCAGAACAAGAGGCCTTAATGCGAACTGACCTTGTACAGCCTTGCTCAGGGTGCACACCTCCATGCCGACAGGTCCTGGGGTCTTTGCATGTGAGCAGGACCTGCCCACCTCACCCTTCTGGTCCCCTGTCCACCAACGGCCTTGGGCTGAGAGAGGGCCAAGAGGGCAGCTGGAGCTGGGACTCGTCCTGGAGCAGGTGGGGCGCCCTTGGGCCTGGGTTTCCGGGGCTCTCAGAGCTGCTCTTTCCCACCCAGTGTGGTGGTCCATGCTGCCGCCTTGGCCCTCCCGTGCGCAGCAGCGTGTTTCGTGGGGCAGTTGCCGGGTGTCATCTCTCAGgacctctttgtttcttttcctagaTCTTTGGGGCCATAGAAGAGAACAGCATCCTGGGTTTCCCAGTTGGAGGACCTGGAGGCAGCCTAAACGTGAGTAGAGTGCACCTGGGCCCAGAGAGTGCCCTGCTGGGTCGCCCGGCCCCCGGGAAGCTGCGCGCACTGCGAGCAGCACCCTCTGCCTCCCACGCCTGCTCCCGCCCCACTCCTTGTTCCCCTCCTGGGGTAACCCTCTGGACATATGGAGACCGGCATGAGGTCCTACCCACACTGGACCTTCCAGACAGAACCCCTGGTCGCATCTGCGCCTGGCTGGCGGAACTGAGCACAGTCAGCTGGCCCTCCCGTGTGTGCAGGCTCAGCCAGGGCCGTAACAGCCTTCCTCGTGACCGCTGCTCGTGGAGCAGTTTTGCTGCTGTGCTGTCTGTCTGAGCTCCATTCCGGAAGGCCAGGCTGCATGGGACCATCCTGGGCCCTTCGTTAAGCCACAGTCATGTGGTGTCACGGAGTCCCATTCTCTCGTTGCCCTGCACACATGCACTGTGCTCCGGTGCCGCACTGAGCCATCTCTTGGGGCACGTAGGAGAACTCATCAGCCACTGTTGGCGACTCCCTTGGAGTTGGCATACGGGCAGGCCCACACGGTTTCTGCTGCGTGACGCCTGTCACAGATGACGGGCACACCTTCAGTTCATCTCAGACGTgcttccaccctcctcccctgctcAGGATTGCACTATGATTATTTCATTAGAatgcatatgtaaatatttaaatgcagCAACTGTTATTTAACTAAAAACAGGAGTCAAGTACAAAGCAAAGAGGCAAAACCTTTTTAGAATCCTGTTTCCCGATGATGGGCGGTGTGGAGAGTCCTCTCTTGCAGGCGGAGTTTATAGATGTCTCCCCAGGAAGTGACTTGCAAAGAGAAAGCAGTTCTGTGTTGCAGGAAGTCCTGCCAGAGCTCCACGCCCGCATCCCCGGTGGCTTTTGTTATCCTCAGACTTAGTTGTTGCTGTGGTATTTTCTACACTTTGCCATATATGAACCTTCTTGGGTGCTTTTTAAGAAAGGAAACCCACACAGCTGCTTTGTTCTCTTGTGCAAGTGATactggatatttattttcttaaaaaaaacaaaaccacctcCTAGGTTAAAGACAGTCTGCCTttgaacttcaaaaaaaaaaaaaaagccttgacTGTTACATGCCACTGTGGGTGTGTGGGGCCTTCAGACTTCCCCCAGGGACCTCACTGGGCGCTTTGAAGTCAGCTCATTGGAATCAGCGGCCACAGGGAAATGCAGTAGGTAAGCCTGCGGGCCGAAGGACGCGACCCGCCTCCGTGCCATTTGAAGGTCGTGGGTTAACTTCCAAACCCAAATTGTTTTAGGAGCAGGGGAAGCAGCTTCCAGGTCTTGAACCACCTCAGTGCTGAATGGCCCACAGCGTGCACTGGTGTGGTCAGCTGGCCCGCTGGGCATGTTGGCCGAGGCCTGCAGCAGAGGAAAGCTGCCACCGTCCTGCCCTGTGCTGAGGCCCCCGCTGTCTGGGTGTGCGGTGGACATAAAGACCTAAAAGTCCCGGAATTCCAGTCCCCCCCGCCCGTAAGGCCGTCGCCTCAGCCCCGGTGAAATATTGGGCATAAAGAGGTTTAGGTCACACTAGGGCTCGTCAGCCTAGCTGGCTTTGCATCTAATTATTGTTTCTTTG
It encodes:
- the CARS1 gene encoding cysteine--tRNA ligase, cytoplasmic codes for the protein MGDLSISADRLSEKRSPNDFALWKASKPGEPSWPCPWGKGRPGWHIECSAMAGTLLGASMDIHGGGFDLRFPHHDNELAQSEAYFENDCWVRYFLHTGHLTIAGCKMSKSLKNFITIKDALKKHSARQLRLAFLMHSWKDTLDYSSNTMESALQYEKFMNEFFLNVKDILRAPVDITGQFEKWEDEEAELNKSFYDRKTAVHEALCDNVDTRTVLEEMRALVGQCNLYMASRKAVRRRPNRALLESIALYLTHMLKIFGAIEENSILGFPVGGPGGSLNLESTVMPYLQVLSEFREGVRKIARERKVAEVLQLSDALRDDILPELGVRFEDHEGLPTVVKLVDRDTLLKEREEKKRAEEEKRKKKEEAARKKQEQEAAKLAKMKIPPREMFLSESDKYSKFDENGLPTHDTEGKELSKGQAKKLKKLFEAQEKLHKEYLQMVQNGSFK